In Toxoplasma gondii ME49 chromosome X, whole genome shotgun sequence, a single genomic region encodes these proteins:
- the AP2X9 gene encoding AP2 domain transcription factor AP2X-9 (encoded by transcript TGME49_215150): MSFPSKQPLCGGDPLASAVVSQAKDMSLLGLPSSSISNVVTRGNSLSFSSSADEMASSVSDKCRTASIVSDISTAPATSRAPSRMPSISSACNATLSGLVAPKSDASSPADSHDGDKAKDAALLTGQLGELPVHSGAPSSGGDLVGQSDEIRHCQEFPAHVSLEKTEAEVPSDSVSNAFRKTCGSAPPGFKGLESPMSCRASSLSTTTPECCGPEVGFGTQDEGSCFFSNDPVCSQRAIPLAGNAEPLVGLVKEAAARGTSAVSGSGSEQLSSAAVQTLQTEGAENLPQVHANRRSTSGGSEADSSLEMMLMMLTPLVAPASKGGVHSRQERSSSPEVRERSASLPAGAEGSALVAKAVVATPFSTQTLETSSRSAEVQPEGSNFATPLNRPNWFPVSIADTSASADGDRAASAPGRAADGNSAGLCDSRRTTETYVVDSLSSSDSNEERHRAGVASLGQVSGGSASLLLPSNGPQAGTVPAELMSVHSEVADVEKVTGLSPLRQARGEWTRKESMASSEQSAAAPAGQWSDAVSLPQQASLIAGRSSVSLSVAGLTASGSPAAPSSLSSSPELPEVASPPFSNASLRSPGAALPPPVPPDLAAVELPAAPVSDALFEEAASAETRGSVAIPHQLLVDLQLLLLLLFEHACQLLPPLKRQDEGQFYAWHVQRLAAKAQATLFHYADLMAPLCTSSLFSQCHKKAEGPSAASASDAADSAQQAPMQTEDDGGFPHETAAAALEVLELCAQGRGNEKSAGWSLLALLLLQGLPPNASIFLSVSKCPVGRFLKVVGSLERAYSLYKMVQGNGGERRVSTGGEQVVSGGDSFLGPLAGLDSDGVFQAGGAGALSTKAASACSSRLVSAQGLSGGKQNDPHEPSHATLSPSSGSVSGQRFGVSEAASLTGVSPFDLEEGALLSSQRRTGNGESAADSAVTQNAARTYFSPQRVKPEKKVEAQTEGDAAPAVTFDQGPRGAPTERETGAAGGEEALATLLERQPLLQSDFASELFPGAVAVKGANHKEDFYSNASSWQAALASAFSSPLCHQDSANQLARSGFPLPPADACAPGCGVAESTGADRCCRDPAQTQELAGSCLPLFGHSRGSKRGQKDLSVPADAVHFGTAPPALVQPAKKGALGSGSGSRKSQKKLGSASTGSAASPASSLQGTQEGRSCAGGVNAGVYSFDSSLSDVSSRLSPCGDLYLSASVNKRRHPSVQAEILKNCCTETLAERGTRLLDEVLQKLQNGGLQASQPSGSAKEERVAVSGGDGDRHMSESSRSSSQDDETNASSRRSRRSASDLAPLAACVQTRGSDIFSGDGTGWWGSESALREPPAKCRRTVGSARAAADTPGNAVNGSCEEQLLTLLRNATPTCTKGDLSLGLGVLSPGKGEFLASASDDSRLGGASAVSELIKKTALGSKAGGDLEFQQSTVAKAQGATRLECKKAGQFAGPLAGEQRVLLALNQAGGASKAFAPESLEAAATAGEGRKKRGAASNSAGPAHAAPNGKAGTQLPGLLLDRGASGAFGNSAGAIKSENGRTTNRLPVGARVEAASNTAAAIAAAGQDETMRGVFFNRSLNRWVCTWSRNGKEYQRSWSAGKYGYEAARQLARQCRLEKLLSGEAHTLQKGMAAVFKAPVGAAAFPASGLVVSGPQSPPKETGRQTPQPAKFPDSASQAAPTERVEGRPHLQRLPQESVQEKELSGSGGAERGSATVETFESSPEQSASQNSDVLSLDRCCRLLLEQELAVALGDVHALCAEASVAKGNEERKVKKVRDRGDEGLLSLMAMQPEGGIVARKNSPGKKSAPTAAAGGNRDFGQMVMLMNACVERDHPCFEVSSGSSSSNSFPAGGAGDFTFAGNSGTQAEQVCFHDLT; the protein is encoded by the exons TGACTCGAGGAAACAGTCTTTCCTTTAGCTCCAGTGCCGACGAGATGGCTTCCTCTGTGAGCGACAAGTGTCGGACCGCGAGTATCGTCTCCGACATTTCCACTGCACCAGCGACTTCACGTGCGCCGTCGCGTATGCCCTCGATTAGCTCGGCTTGCAACGCGACTTTGTCCGGTCTGGTGGCTCCCAAAAgcgacgcttcttctccagcggATTCACATGATGGCGACAAGGCAAAAGACGCAGCCCTTCTAACTGGTCAACTCGGCGAACTTCCAGTCCACAGCGGCGCTCCCTCGAGTGGAGGTGACCTCGTTGGGCAGAGCGACGAGATTCGGCACTGCCAAGAGTTCCCTGCACACGTTTccctggaaaaaacagaagccGAAGTTCCAAGCGACTCCGTCAGCAACGCCTTCAGAAAAACCTGCGGGTCTGCTCCTCCAGGATTCAAAGGGCTGGAGTCGCCGATGAGTTGCCGggcgtcttccctctctacCACCACGCCGGAGTGCTGCGGTCCCGAGGTGGGTTTCGGCACCCAGGACGAAGgttcttgcttcttctccaacgACCCAGTCTGTAGTCAAAGAGCCATTCCTCTCGCGGGAAACGCTGAACCTTTGGTCGGCCTTGTGAAGGAAGCTGCCGCTCGTGGCACGAGCGCCGTTTCCGGAAGTGGTTCAGAGCAGCTGTCTTCGGCCGCAGTACAGACACTTCAGACCGAGGGTGCTGAGAACCTCCCGCAGGTGCATGCCAACAGACGATCGACTTCTGGTGGCTCCGAGGCCGACAGTAGTTTGGAAATGATGCTGATGATGCTCACTCCTCTCGTCGCGCCAGCGTCGAAAGGCGGTGTGCACTCGCGCCAGGAAAGGAGTTCTAGTCCCGAAGTTCGTGAACGCAGTGCCAGCCTGCCCGCTGGCGCCGAAGGCTCTGCCCTGGTCGCGAAGGCTGTCGTGGCTACTCCATTTTCCACGCAGACTCTCGAGACGTCTTCAAGAAGCGCTGAAGTTCAGCCTGAAGGAAGCAACTTTGCCACCCCTCTAAATCGACCGAATTGGTTCCCTGTTTCTATTGCGGACACAAGTGCCAGTGCTGACGGGGACCGTGCGGCGAGTGCACCCGGAAGAGCAGCGGACGGAAACTCCGCAGGTCTCTGTGACTCCAGAAGGACGACGGAAACGTATGTGGTGGACAGCCTGTCGTCGAGCGATTCGAACGAAGAGAGGCACCGCGCAGGAGTCGCGTCGCTCGGACAAGTATCGGGCGgctccgcgtctctgctgttgCCGTCGAACGGACCGCAGGCCGGAACTGTGCCCGCCGAGCTCATGTCTGTACACTCGGAGGTGGCGGACGTGGAGAAGGTGACCGGCCTCAGCCCGCTCCGCCAGGCCCGCGGCGAgtggacgaggaaggaaagtaTGGCGTCCAGTGAGCAATCCGCGGCTGCACCTGCAGGCCAGTGGTCAGATGCTGTGTCCTTACCACAGCAAGCGTCCCTTATTGCGGGACGTTCGAGCGTGTCTTTGTCTGTGGCTGGCTTGACTGCATCCGGCTCTCCCGCCGccccgtcgtctctgtcctcgtCGCCCGAGTTACCCGAAGTGGCTTCTCCGCCTTTCTCCAATGCTTCGCTCCGCTCTCCCGGCGCTGCTCTCCCGCCGCCGGTGCCTCCGGACCTCGCCGCTGTTGAGCTGCCGGCTGCACCCGTCTCTGACGCGCTGTTTGAGGAGGCCGCGTctgcggagacgagaggTTCAGTCGCGATTCCCCACCAACTCCTGGTCgacctgcagctgctgcttctgctaCTTTTCGAGCACGCCTGTCAGCTCCTGCCCCCTCTGAAGCGCCAAGACGAAGGCCAATTCTACGCGTGGCATGTCCAGCGTCTGGCGGCGAAGGCTCAGGCGACTCTCTTCCACTACGCGGACCTCATGGCTCCGCTGTGCACGTCGAGTTTGTTTTCTCAATGCCACAAAAAAGCTGAGGGGCCCTCTGCTGCGTCCGCGTCGGACGCCGCAGACTCCGCGCAACAGGCCCCCATGCAGACCGAGGACGACGGAGGCTTCCCGCACGAGACCGCCGCTGCAGCGCTGGAGGTTCTAGAGCTCTGCGCCCAAGGTcggggaaacgagaagagcgcCGGGTGGTCTCTTCTCGcacttctgcttctgcagggTTTGCCGCCGAACGCGTCGATCTTCCTCTCGGTCAGCAAGTGCCCCGTCGGGCGCTTTCTGAAAGTGGTAGGCTCTCTGGAACGGGCGTACAGCCTCTACAAAATGGTTCAAGGCAACGGCGGGGAGCGACGGGTGTCTACCGGCGGTGAACAGGTTGTCTCGGGGGGCGACTCGTTCCTCGGACCTCTGGCCGGCCTCGACAGCGACGGGGTTTTCCAGGcgggaggcgcaggcgcaCTGAGTACGAAGGCCGCTTCGGCCTGTAGCTCGCGACTTGTGTCCGCGCAGGGATTATCCGGAGGCAAACAGAATGACCCGCATGAGCCAAGTCACGCGACCCTCTCGCCATCGAGTGGGTCCGTCTCTGGACAGAGATTCGGCGTCTCGGAAGCCGCCTCCCTCACGGGTGTATCTCCTTTCGATCTCGAGGAGGGTgcgctcctctcctcgcAAAGGCGGACCGGAAACGGCGAATCCGCGGCAGATTCCGCAGTGACCCAGAACGCAGCCAGGACGTATTTCTCTCCGCAGCGGGTGAAACCTGAGAAAAAGGTGGAAGCTCAGACGGAAGGCGACGCGGCACCAGCCGTCACCTTCGACCAGGGGCCTCGCGGGGCGCCAaccgaaagagagacaggagcagcTGGCGGAGAGGAAGCTCTCGCGACTCTCTTGGAGCGACAGCCTCTTCTGCAGTCGGATTTCGCTTCGGAGCTCTTCCCAGGGGCCGTGGCCGTGAAAGGTGCAAATCACAAAGAGGACTTTTACTCGAACGCGTCTTCGTGGCAAGCGGCGCTGGCGTcagccttctcctcgccgctgTGCCACCAAGATAGCGCGAACCAGCTCGCGAGGAGTGGCTTTCCTCTGCCGCCCGCTGATGCGTGCGCTCCGGGGTGCGGAGTGGCGGAATCGACTGGTGCCGACCGCTGCTGTCGAGATCCTGCACAGACTCAAGAGTTAGCAGGGAGTTGCCTGCCGCTCTTCGGCCACTCGCGCGGGAGCAAGCGGGGCCAGAAAGATCTGAGTGTGCCTGCAGACGCTGTCCACTTTGGGACTGCGCCGCCGGCGCTCGTGCAGCCCGCGAAGAAGGGCGCCTTGGGCTCCGGCTCTGGGTCGCGCAAGAGTCAGAAGAAACTGGGCTCGGCGAGTACCGGCTCAGCTGCGTCTCCCGCCTCGTCGCTGCAGGGGACCCAGGAGGGGCGTTCGTGCGCCGGTGGGGTTAACGCAGGAGTCTATTCTTTCGACAGCTCTCTCTCAGACGtgtcctctcgtctttccccTTGTGGTGACTTGTACCTCTCTGCGAGTGTGAACAAGCGGCGGCACCCGAGCGTCCAGGCGGAGATTCTGAAGAACTGTTGCACCGAGACTTTGGCTGAACGTGGGACGCGCCTGCTGGATGAAGTGTTGCAGAAGCTCCAGAACGGCGGACTTCAGGCTTCGCAGCCCTCGGGGTCCGCGAAGGAGGAGCGAGTGGCTGTCTCTGGTGGGGACGGCGATCGCCACATGAGCGAAAGCAGTCGATCCAGCAGCCAGGACGACGAAACCAACGCGAGCAGTCGCAGGAGCCGCAGAAGCGCGAGCGATCTGGCGCCcttggctgcatgcgtgcagACCCGAGGGAGTGACATCTTCAGCGGCGACGGAACAGGCTGGTGGGGCTCCGAGAGCGCGCTTCGCGAGCCTCCCGCCAAGTGCCGAAGGACCGTCGGGAGCGCGCGTGCGGCTGCGGATACGCCAGGCAACGCGGTCAATGGAAGCTGCGAAGAACAGCTCTTGACGCTCCTGCGAAATGCAACTCCCACCTGTACCAAGGGCGACTTGTCGCTCGGGCTCGGCGTCCTGTCTCCAGGGAAGGGCGAGTTCTTGGCGAGTGCGTCTGACGACAGCAGACTCGGCGGCGCTTCTGCGGTGTCCGAGTTGATAAAAAAGACGGCATTGGGAAGCAAGGCTGGCGGAGACTTGGAGTTTCAGCAATCCACCGTAGCAAAGGCGCAGGGAGCAACTCGCTTGGAGTGCAAGAAGGCTGGACAGTTCGCAGGGCCCCTCGCCGGAGAGCAACGGGTGCTTTTGGCTCTGAACCAGGCGGGCGGTGCCTCGAAGGCCTTCGCGCCTGAGAGCCTGGAAGCTGCTGCGACCGCCggggagggaagaaagaagaggggagcAGCTTCGAATTCGGCGGgtcctgcgcatgcagcaccCAACGGAAAAGCCGGCACCCAGCTCCCGGGCCTGCTGCTCGATCGCGGCGCATCCGGCGCGTTCGGTAATTCCGCTGGAGCAATCAAGTCCGAAAACGGACGAACAACAAACAGGTTACCTGTGGGCGCTAGAGTCGAAGCTGCAAGCAACACAGCCGCCGCCATCGCAGCTGCAGGACAAGATGAAACCATGCGCGGGGTGTTCTTCAACCGCTCTCTCAATCGCTGGGTCTGCACCTGGTCACGAAACGGCAAGGAGTATCAGCGCAGCTGGTCAGCTG GCAAGTACGGCTACGAGGCAGCACGGCAGCTTGCTCGCCAGTGCAGACTTGAGAAGTTGTTGAGTGGCGAGGCGCATACGCTTCAAAAGGGGATGGCGGCAGTTTTCAAGGCTCCCGTCGGAGCTGCTGCGTTCCCTGCGAGTGGCCTGGTGGTTTCAGGCCCTCAGTCTCCGCCGAAGGAGACTGGGCGCCAAACCCCGCAGCCAGCCAAGTTCCCAGACAGCGCCTCTCAGGCGGCGCCAACCGAGCGCGTCGAAGGTCGGCCCCACCTGCAGCGGCTGCCGCAAGAGAGCGTGCAGGAAAAGGAGCTGAGTGGCTCCGGAGGCGCGGAGCGGGGAAGCGCGACTGTCGAGACTTTCGAGAGCAGTCCAGAGCAGAGCGCGAGTCAAAACAGCGATGTTCTCTCGCTGGACCGCTGCTGTCGACTGCTTCTCGAGCAAGAGCTGGCAGTGGCGCTCGGCGATGTCCATGCGCTTTGCGCAGAAGCCAGTGTGGCGAAGGGGAACGAAGAGCGGAAGGTCAAGAAAGTCCGCGATCGGGGCGACGAGGGCCTTCTTTCGCTGATGGCCATGCAGCCTGAGGGGGGGATTGTCGCCAGGAAGAACAGTCCAGGGAAGAAGTCTGCACCGACCGCGGCGGCGGGCGGCAACCGCGACTTTGGGCAAATGGTCATGCTCAtgaacgcatgcgtcgagcGCGATCACCCGTGCTTCGAGGTGTCGAGtggaagcagcagcagcaacagctTTCCAGCTGGTGGAGCCGGAGACTTCACCTTTGCGGGGAACTCTGGGACGCAGGCTGAGCAAGTCTGCTTTCACGACTTGACCTAG